A window of the Streptomyces albireticuli genome harbors these coding sequences:
- a CDS encoding F0F1 ATP synthase subunit B: protein MLASEGEMEPPLLPPLPELVIGLIAFAIVFFFLAKKLLPTINKSLDERREAIEGGMEKAEAAQAEAQQVLEDYRAQLADARHEASRLRQEAQEQGVALIADMRSEGQRQREEIIAAGHAQIEADRKAAAASLRQDVGKLAGDLAGRIVGESLGDASRQSRTVDRFLDDLEAKAADQKKAEATR from the coding sequence ATGTTGGCGTCGGAGGGGGAAATGGAACCCCCCCTCCTCCCGCCGCTCCCAGAGCTCGTCATCGGCCTGATCGCCTTCGCCATCGTCTTCTTCTTCCTCGCCAAGAAGCTCCTCCCGACGATCAACAAGTCTCTGGACGAGCGTCGCGAGGCCATCGAAGGCGGCATGGAGAAGGCCGAGGCCGCCCAGGCCGAGGCTCAGCAGGTGCTCGAGGACTACCGGGCGCAGCTCGCCGATGCCCGCCACGAGGCCTCCCGGCTGCGCCAGGAAGCCCAGGAACAGGGTGTCGCGCTGATCGCCGACATGCGGTCCGAGGGCCAGCGCCAGCGCGAGGAGATCATCGCTGCCGGTCACGCCCAGATCGAGGCCGACCGCAAGGCCGCCGCGGCCTCGCTCCGCCAGGACGTGGGCAAGCTCGCCGGCGACCTGGCCGGCCGGATCGTCGGCGAGTCCCTCGGGGACGCGTCCCGGCAGAGCCGTACCGTCGACCGCTTCCTCGATGACCTCGAGGCCAAGGCGGCCGACCAGAAGAAGGCCGAGGCCACCCGATGA
- the atpE gene encoding ATP synthase F0 subunit C gives MSAALQTIAAGVEIKGNLGSIGYGLAAIGPGVGVGIVFGNGTQALARQPEAAGLIRANQILGFAFCEALALIGLVMPFVYPSA, from the coding sequence ATGTCTGCTGCTCTCCAGACCATCGCCGCTGGTGTCGAGATCAAGGGCAACCTGGGCTCGATCGGCTACGGCCTCGCCGCGATCGGCCCCGGCGTCGGCGTCGGCATCGTCTTCGGTAACGGCACCCAGGCGCTGGCCCGCCAGCCCGAGGCCGCCGGCCTGATCCGCGCCAACCAGATCCTCGGCTTCGCCTTCTGTGAGGCGCTCGCCCTGATCGGTCTGGTCATGCCGTTCGTCTACCCGTCTGCCTGA